The Fusarium fujikuroi IMI 58289 draft genome, chromosome FFUJ_chr01 sequence CTGACCGGAGACATCCCCAAAAGCAAGACCATTCGTCACAGCTTGTGGCTGAGGCTGCTTGCTGGGACTAGGGCTTTCCGACAAATAAACAGAATATTTGCCCTCTTCCGACTGTGGTGAGTCCGTGTGTGCCTTGGGAGTCTCGTCGAAATCTGTATCATCAGACATAAAGCTTGGAATTGGGTTGCCGTTGACACCTCGAGAATGGCTTGGACCATTGTAAGATTGGGCACCGAAATAACCTGGAGCTGCTTGTGCTGTAGATGGAGATCGAGATGCGGGCTGCGAGTGTGAACGAAGAGCACTATTGGATCCTTGGACACCTGTTTCATTATTTATACCATTTCGCTGAAGCGGGCGACGAAAGTCTTGGGCAGCACCCGAGGTACTAGCAGGAGACGAGGGATACGTTCCATAACTTGCGCCCGCTTGGGGAAAAAAGGGAGTGCCCAAAGTCATTCCATATAGAGCATACAGATCTGGTCGAAGAGGAGCGCTGAGCGGCGGATTATCAAATGAATTTGTCCTGGAACGATCTGATgtctgctgaggctgctgctggccagATCCTGTACTCGTAGACATcctctgttgttgctgctgttgacccatcgcttgagcttgagcctgagcctgggCTTGATGCTGCATAAATGCTGGTGATTGACTGGCATACAATAGTCGCATGTTCTCCTGGTGCAACGCCATTTGAGTCATGAGATCCTGCTGTGCGTACTGAAACTGGAACTGTTGGTTTTGGTACCACTGTAGATCCTGCGCCATGTTGACTGGCTGCATAAAcatattgttgttgttggcgtcGAACTGTGGAACACCTGCAGATGCACGTCGATTCGAATTTCCGCCTCGGTAATTATTGTTATGTCTTCCGCCACGGTGGTTCCCACGACCTCCTCGGCCTGAATGTGTCTGCGAGGAGCTCCTAAGCAGAGCAGGTCGAGGTTGCGGTGCCGGTCGAGACCATActctttcctcctctttaGGGAACACGTATTGCTCGCATGCCTCCTCGAAGTTTGCCACTGAAATCAGATCAAACGCTCGACGCAACTCCATATGTAAACCGCGAAAAGAATAGTCATCAGCGGTGTTTCCGAGGTTACGAGAAGTATTGAACGGCTCTTCCACACAGAGCTGATTGTTGATCGCATAATGCCACTTCTTTTCGTGCTTTGTGATCAGTTTGCCCTGCCGCACCGAGAGAACGTGCTTATCGTAATCAAACTCGTGAGCGTAAAAACGAAAGAACTGAAACAAAAGCTCCGCAGTAGATGACTTGTTCTTTTTTCCATAACTAGCCAGTTTGTCAATATCGTCCGCGAAGTCGGGGGTGGTACCGTCGGGTTTGGGTAACTTGTGTGGCGACTGATGCAATGCGGGAAGAACGGGAGGGCTGCGCAGCTGCAGGAACGCGATAATCAGGCAGATCCATGTGTAGGAACTCAATGTGCCACCAAACGCTATTAAACCGTTAGACAAGTTGAAAGGGGTGGCAAAATAACAACATACCGGCATCATTGACTATTCTTCTCCGTGTCCAATACTTTATAATCATTGCAAGCTCTCGAACTCTCGGGTCAATATCGATATATGTTCGAACCATGCGTGTATTTTCGAGCGCAAGGGTATTGTTGACATTCATATCGCAGGCAAGGCCCAGTTCAGGATCCCAGATCTTGACGATGGGCACCTTGGCGGCCGAAATACAGACAACCTTCTCCATCCCCCCTGTTGATGTCAGCGAGTTGTTGGCGACTTGGGGAAAGATACATACGCTTTGCTAGGAGGTTGGCGATCATGCAGACATCCTCCAATTCGCGCCATGCGGTTGTGATGCAAATGTCCACTAGATAGGGTTAGTCTGTAAATCATGCAGATTGAGGGTGTGGACGTACCATCAGAATCATCCGAACAAAGAAGATTCCCAGAAGACCCAAAAAGATTTACGCGGATATCATGGCCTGGCCATTCGTCGTTGAAGGTCTTTTCGAGCTTTGAGACTAATTTCTTGCGATTCTCTTCCACAGCAGCGGTGGGGAGTAATCGGTCGTAGACCTCTCTCATATCTGTCGCCAATTTtcgctcttcatcctcggccAACTTGCTCTTGACCGTCCTCAAGTCCAGCTTTTCCAGACGATCATTGCCGACCGAATACGGTATTCTCCTCCGAGAGTTTATTTGGGCAGTCTCGTATTTGCAACTCGATATTCGCGGCGGTAAAGGCTGAAGCGAGGATAACGTGCTATGTGTCTCAGAATAAGCTGATCGCGGGGAATGGTTATTTGTCCCCGTGGGCGACGGCTCGCGGTCCTCAAGTGAAAATTGACGAGCGTGCTGGTGAGGTGTCGAGGGTACTGAACTAGAGTGGGACTGAGCCGAAGGTGCGGACCGTCGGGGTAAATGCCTCGATGAGTCGGCGGCCTGCTTTGAAGACATTTTGGACGGAACCTCCTTGGAGGCGGCAACCGATCGACTCTTGTCTAAATTCTGATGTGACCTACTCCCATGGCCTCCAGCTGTGCTCCCCTTACCGGAGGCGTCTCTTAGCGACACCTTGCTAGAAGATCGCGACCGAGGCGCTGCCTGGATATGAGGAGCAGAGATGACGGGAGGGAGTGGCGGTGTCTGCAGGCCGCCGCCGCGGGATGGGGAGATGAGCTTATTGTAGTGGAGGAGTTGAGCGTGGTAAATGTTGGACTGCTGTGGGAGGAGAAAGGGGAGGAGATCGAGGTGAGAATGGAATTGTGTGGCGGACGGGTCGGGGAAGAAGGAGCCCTCGACGGCGGAAGCGCTGTGAGTACTCGTCGCCGATGGTGTCGTCGGATTCGGTGTGCTCGATGATATCGTCGAGGCAGATGTCCAAGGACTGGAAGGATAAGGATGTTGAGGTTCGGCCGTTGTGGTCTGGGCGTCCATATGGAGCAGCGAGCGAGCCCCGGGACGGTTCAAGTGATTGCGGGGACCGACGGCAGTATGCGTGACGACGTTTGGGTGCGTCTGGGCTCGTGGGGATCTCTCTTTGCTCGGTGGCGGCGAAAGCTGTGGAATATGGAAAATGGAGCAGCAGGAAAACGTCGTTGTAGTTCTGAGCGCTGGAGAGGGTCTCAAGATCTCAGCATGCGATCCAATGCCGAACAAAAGTCTATCGTGAAAGCCAGGGGGCGAATCTCAATCTGGTCGCTGAGAGGCGCTGTTCCTGGGTGGGAATAGCGAGAGGCCGTGGAAATGGGAAGTTGTACGGAGCAAGAAAGTACTGTAAAACGAAGCGAAACGATAGCGTATACGACCGAAAGGCAATGGCGAACAAACAAGGGGCGCCGAGTGCGAGTGCGAGTCGAGAAAGGTGAGGAATTGCAGTTGCAGTCGGTATAACAACAATTTCCCGGGGCGCGGGATAATGATGGAAATGTAGGATTCGAGAAATGGTGAACAGTACAGTGGACAGTGAGTGAACTATGGACTTGTCGGAGACGCTTGTGCTTGTGTCtgtgggggggggggggctcTTTGCCAAAAGGGGGCCGCTCGGTGCGAGGGACGCCGGTTCACCTCGACTCGTCTCGTCGGGGGGAGGGCGAAACGACGGTGCTCGCTGTATCGGATCAGGGCGTTGAAGGGATCGGGTATagcagaacagaacagaacaggaCCAGAGCAGCTCAGATGACAAGAAGCGTAGTAGAGTTGATAGTAGAGAGAATtatgaagaaagaaaacagagACAAAGCAAGATTGGAAAATGCGGATGTGTATGGGAATGACAAGAGATGGCGTCTGGCGGGATAGACATGGGgcatggacatggacatggagaGCCCGTTTGGTTTAGTTTAAGTTTTAGTCTGAGGGAGAGAGAtcaaatcaatcaatcaagacaAAAAAGGCGAGAGAGAGACCTAGACACTGAGAAACTGAGGTGGTCCTTCTGATCTGAAGGGGACATAACCTAACGATACCTCGTTACGGTAGTCGCTGTTATTGGGGACGGAGACACAGCACAGGCCTACTACAGGACACACGGGGAGTTTTAGTTAGTGCACCAGATATCTAGGGGATTTGAGGTGAGGGTGTGAGGTGCAGGTCGCACTGTACCTGGGACTCGGGCATTATTATGTGCAGCTGTACTGTAAATAGTCCACACCTCCGAGAGCATAAGCTCACCTGCAGGTAAATGGACTTATTCAAGAATGAGCTGACCTAAGCCCTATTTACACTCTCGCCCTCACCATTTTGGACAATCCATCGAGGTGTATTTACGCACTAACCTTTGCGGCTGCTGCTTGAGGTTCACTGCACCCGTTGGGTAATCACAGTGCTACGTACAGTGTTTCTCCAGCTGGCCGCTGTCAACGCCAATTAGCCCGACACCTCACCGTCCGCCACAGCGAACAGGCCTTTGTAACCTTGAGAGAAGAGCGGGGATAATagagcagcctcagcagagTCGACTGCAAGCAAAGATCACAAAAGGGTCAATGTTTTCAGTAGACTGGAGGGATAGGAACATTTGGCATGCGGCGGGTGACTTTGACAGTAACAGCCCAGGGCGAGTCTCAGGGTCACCACCATACAAAATGATATCCATCtgatgagagagaggagagagagagggagatcCACAAGCTAGCGCCCAGCTCGTGGCAGCAAGCCTCCGcaatatctttagttattagtagTGAACCTAATGGAATTAAAtagccctgccctgccctggtctggtctggctTCTACTTCTGGATGGAATAATTCCAACCCATAGGACGCGAGAGTATCTTATTTCGATGTACCGTGCGATTTGCCGATATTACTGACTGTCCTGGCCTCCACTAACAAAAGAGTCGACGGCAATTAAATGCTGGGCCCAAAGATCGCCTCTCTCagatcacatcacatcacattaACCGCACCCATTGACGATACGCTGTACGACACAACCTGTAGACAGCGTGCGTCGTTAACTTGTCGGATTTACAGCTGCTTCGCCCTCATGACACCTCCTGGCTAGCGCTGTGTCAGTATCTACAGGGGAGGATACCGAGCAGGGACCCTGATTCTTGCTATGGAGTCTACCCCCTGCCGCTGTACGGGCTGTATCCACTGGTCCTAGCCCTGGATCTATCCCCGGCTGGTGACTCCTGGCCGCTTGTGATGcatccatgccatgccatgcccaGGCTTGCAGATTGTTGTGCCGCTACCAACCACAAAGGTTGCATCGCACACAACTTCATGTCAGATGATACTTTGTCATAAAGTCACCACCCATCAGAGCATCTCGTTCCTGAGAGGGCGGATTCTGGACGTCGAGGGGCCGGTCCTCCAATTCCCCTCAAACTCAGGACCCCTTTGTGAGATGGGAATTCTGGGTTTGGGCACCACGAAGGGAATCATTGATAGCAAAAATAGCCCAACGTCGTAACAAACCTGAAGTGAAGTGTAAATGGACATTCACGGCCGGATATGTCCGTGGCGGGTACAGATATGGTGCCTTACTTGCCCTGCTGCTGAGATGCAGCCTCAAATGGAAGATGCTGTGTTTGTGTGGGGAAGATGCAGGTAAAGCTAACTAATCTGCGACTGTGATGATGTCGGCATGCGTGTGGAGGAGAACGGCCTCCCTTTTTGATGCATCTATAGACACGGACATGCCTAGGATCGAGATATTTGCACTGCAACAGATATGGTATCTCTCTCTGGCAAAATTAACAATCAGTACTCCGTAAGAACCTGTTTGAATTCTGGTCACGACAATATGAACGTTATTCCAGTGGCGTTTGTTGGCTCGCCTTAAACCCGTTTATACACATCACATCCAATCTTGATATGTCAAATCAACCTGAAGCAATTATCCACCTTTTGCTGGGCCACGAACCAACATAACACGACTTGATCAACTTTGATCAATCATCAATGGCAACATCGGCTAATACGGGAATATTTGGTGAACACGCCCAACAACGGCCCGTGTGTTTGCCTCCGAACTCTAGTTATCCCCTGGACTGCCAGCACACATGGACGAACAGGTCCAGGGCGTGCTCTAAACTTTGAATAGGCTGGACTTCACCATACTACGTACGTCCATACAAACAGCTCGCTCTCCGCCTCTCGTCATGCTTCATGCAAAGGCCGAAGAGACCCCACCAAACTATTGAATCGAATTCTGCGAAATGCCAAAAATCAACAAAATATGTCGCAGAACAGCAAGAGTCTAGTGACTGTTTCGCCCAGCCAATAACTCAATTTGAGAATGCCGAGACACCCTCTTGTTCTCGACGGTAGGACAGATCAGGTTATCTTTTTGCAGAGGATACGCCTCATCGTATCTTTACTTAGCATCTCGATCAGCTCTAGGGCGGCATTGAATTCTCCATCATGTCTCACCAAGAATCAGCCTCTTACTCTCTCAAACCAAAATTTCAGCGCCACTGCCATACCTTTGAGTCTCCCTTCTGGGCCACCAAATAACTCTGCTTGACCTTAGCGTATCCCTTTTCTGCCAATCTCAGGAACAAGATCAGCCTCAATACATAATATTTGCCTAGAGATACATATCGAGTTAAGCTCATCCCTTGCGCGTTGTCTTGGCCAATCTTACCCTCGGCGATCTGTTACGTAGTATATCTCTTTCTTCGTATCACCCGCGATACGGCACGTCTATACGATTTCCCCGTCCGTATCTATGTACTATTCCTGTGCTTCTCACTCAGGCCAAGTCAGGTCAGCACTGGACACGTCTTGGTCTCGGGAGATCATCCACCGGCCTCAAGCCACATCAAGGGACAGGGGAGGTCTGGCACTTTGCCTTTCTCTGCCGTTCACCATGTTACAAGTGTTTATTTGTTTTGTGGTTTTACTTTTAGCCATGTCTTTTCAGCTCGTGTCTTCTGTTGACTATGGCGCACACACTTTACAAGCAACTATTACCGCTACAAGTACGACCACACCTTTTTGAGGTCTATTGAGAGTCCGGGTTGCTCAGAGTTACCTAGTCGGTCGTTTCCTTCGGAGCTGAAGCACAGTGTGTTTCCCTGTGACCAGTCAAACGTCGTgccttggctttgctggGGCCGAAAGCTGACTTCAAGCTGACGAGAGGTGGCTGTAAAAGTCACAGATTGCTGGCAAGTGCAAGCCATTCAAACTCAATTACTGTTTCcatggatgatgttgaagcaGAGGCTGGCTGGGTAAACAATTGGACCCACGCTTACCTTTTCAAGCATGATCAAGGTCTTCTCTCGTTTCCCCACTTTGACTCTcacgatatcatcatcacgatATTTGGGCCAGACTATTACTTCACTGCAACAGATGCGCGGCAGCCGAACGGGTGCCAACTCCAATACATGATGATTTCTTAGCCTGTCCGACAGTATCGGATGACTGCTCATTTATTGACCATCACGAGGCCAAACGCCCACAAACGCGATGCCTGCAATTCTCCAATCGACGTCATTTGTGATCGGTCTTGGACGACCAAGCGGTCGACgagggaaagaaaagaggcaCTGCTCTGTGCAACCGCACAACCAGTCACAATGCGCAAAGAACACCCCGAAACGTCCCAGAGGCCACATTTTCCGGCTCGCTGCCGTTCACTACAGTGGTCAAGAGCGTTTCATCACAAAGCCGTCAAATAGACCAGGGTTTGTACGGGAAACCAACGCTCGTTTCCGTTGGCAGGATTAATTGCCATTGGTTGGAATGATTGCCATGCTGCTGTCTTGCCAATACAAACGTCGCGGGTCTGGCTTGACACGCCATCAAACCGCGTTCAAGTGCATAGAACGGGTGGGCACGTTAAATCGGAAAAGCAATGTCCATCTCTAGCTTCCACTCGatgcttgtttcttttgtCGAAATGCTTGAACTACCGGAGCTGTGGGAAACGGTGTTCTTCGGGAGTGTTGCATGACTGAGATGAAGCTTGATTTAAAAGTCTAAGGTTGGACATGCAAATGGTGGTGTCACCTGTAACCTCGATATACTGAGGAAGTGGCTCCTACATAATACAGGTCTCCAAAACCTTTTCATTGATACACGATGGAGGAAGGGCGGAGTTTCCATTGGTGGCCGTTTTGCTGTCTGTGCCTTTTTGACTTCTGCGATGGGGACAGGGTGATAAGATCTGGCCATCCTTCTGAATGTTCGTCTTTTCACTTTGGTCTGCTACTCTGAGTTATTCCAAATACTGACTTAACACTATAGCGGGTTCTAGGGCACCAGCAACGGTTGAATTCGACTACGAAACATTGATCTTCAATCCGGAAAACCCCCAGTATATTTCACCACGCCAATGGGGGAGAACCAGGACCTGTGTTCTTGCTGCACACCTAGACTGCATGAGAAGATTTCCTCCTTTTGACAAGCACGTTGTATTGAACCTCCTACACCATGATTTCCCACCCTCGGATTCCCGAAAACGGGAAAGAATGCTGGTTCTTCGACAGTGTTGCCTTGATATTTCGGGGGAGCATGCCGATATCACATTGGACGCTCTTCAAGAACAGGCTCGAATAGGCGTGAGGGACTTAATTCGTGCACCAAACCTGGTAAATATCCTTTCTAGCAAAAAGGCAAGATATTTACACTTCGTGGTCGATCCATCAAAACCCATTTGGGGAATATCGACCACGTTCGAAAATGCTCGCTACCTTCAAGGCCTTTCAAacaaggctggcaaggaCGCATTCCTGGTAGTCTCCGAGCCGCAGAAACTCTCGAGCGGAGTCTATCTCGCTTCAGATCACCTTGGAGTCAGGGCAATCTCCTTTGGTGAGACCGATGTGACACAGAGCTGCCACTATGAGCAACCAGGAATTTGGTGGACTttccaaaacaccaacaagtCGGAGCGATACTTTTTGAAATGGTACAGTGATGTGAGTCGGCCCGTGACTTGAGCTACAGGCAGAGGGTTGACAAAGACGAACCGCGCAGGGCTTTAAAATGCGCGACTTGCACATGGTGAGATTGCAAGAAAACGTTCTGGGTCCGCTGGCAAGGTGGTCGCTGCTACCGCCAAATCCGGAAGCCATCTGGTACCTACATCTCGGTGACAGGTCCGGTGGTCGACACTATTTCAAGGTTTTGGAGTGTGAAAGCCCTGAGATTACCGGCTATTCAGCATGCCTGCTTGACGAAGACCTGTTTTACTTGCATGGTCATCGTGAGGGCGAGGACTTTTCATTCTATAGTGAAGGCCGGGGAGAACGACTACACGCAGTGTGGCTATATTTTCCAGTCGAGAAGCACGAGCGGATCGTCGAAGTCTGGCGCCTGAGGAGAAGGCCGACATTCTGGCGCGATATCCTTCTGGTACGTTACGAAGGCTGGACAGATGACAACCCGTAAATAGGTGCTGATGCAATCTAGCTACGAACGAACAAGAGTCGCGTTTTCTTTCTAGGAGCAAACGCTAATATGTCCCAGCCAAATGCCATTTTCGAACGTGTGGCCTTATTGACCGCCCAGCCTTCTCGTCTGTGGTTCAGTTCTCAGGGAGACGGCGTCGACTGTCTTGCATTCGATTGTGAGGACAAACGCCACGACAAGACTGAAGCTCCGCCATTTTTTCACGACCCATCTACATGGTCCTCAAGGGTGAGTGTCCAGCAGGTTTTTAACAAGTCGGTTAGACTGGGAGGTGTGACTGGACTCGTGCCCTGCAGAACTTGGATCCCAGGATCTACTGGGATTGTCGGTCTCATTTTTACCTATTCCGATGGCTCGAGGGAGTCGGTAGGACAAGTCcgtcttgatcatctcctTCCACCCATCGAAGTTGATCCGGCCGGGGAGATGTGGATAGGGGCCAGACTGCTTCAACCTAGCGGTGCAGTCGTTGAGTCGATGAGAGTGATTCCGTCCACTGGCCAAACCTTCCATGGTGGAAACCCTTCCCAGGAAGGACTGACCTGGTTGAGGATACTTTGGCGCGGTCGATTAGACTGGAACTTTCTGTACAGCAAATGCTTCATCAATGTCAGCGATCAGGCCAATGCAAATCAGGATATGAACATTGATATGTTGCTGGAGAGCTGGGCTGGGAGAGAATGGGAGAAAGAGCAAATATCGGAGCAGCTTGCTGTGCGTGCCCGTTGATAAGACACATTGGCGCTTAGAGCAGATTCCTTTAACATGTCTTTCAAGATATATCTGTTTCTTCGTATCACGCTAACAGGATCCTCGCTCCATCTTCCAACTCCATGACATCATCTGCTCTCGCCGCTTTCCCGCCCCAAATTACCGTCCCAGTCCCATCAATAGCAAAAGCACCAGCTTCCTGCCACTTATTCCCCATCGTCGTCAAAGgcccatcatcttcttcatcgttcGCATTATTTGTATTCACTGGTTTCTTCTCATtcgtctcttttctctgtATTGCTCCAGCCACTTTTTCTCCCAACCATCCCGACTCTTTCCATCCTTGAACTTGCGTCGTTGGATTGAGTACATACCACATACTGCTCGTTCCTAAGCCCCAAGCTGCGTAAATAGCCCTCTCCTCATCGACTATGACGCGAACGCTCCAGGCGCCGCCGAGGAGGGATACCCATTTTTGAGTTGCTTGCTCTGAGGCGTGGGATACGGCTATGCATGTCAATGCATCGCCGTATCGATTCGCCATTGTACGAAGATTAATGAATGTCTTTTGAGCAACTGCACATCATCAGCATTGACCTCGGCATCTTGAGAACGGCAACTTACAAGCACAACCAACACAACGTAAAAACACAAGCAGAACTCTTTTGCCCCCACCAACCCTCAACTTCCCCGTCTTATCAACTGGCGCTTTATCTCCTATCCCCGGGAGTCTACCCttagcaacagcagcaggcGGAGGCGTCAACCACGGTTGAACAGTAAGCGGCAGAGACCGGACAGACATCCAAGACGTCCAGCCTGAATCAGTTTCATTATCGAGATCTGCTGGTGGGTTTTTGCGCAGCTTGTTTGGCTCGCGCTTCTTTTCTGAGAAGTCGAAGACATCGCTTGGTATACCAGCTTTTTTGAGGGCGAGCTTGGTTGTGAATGATGAGAGCATCGTGAGGAATGAGATGTGAGGGTGATGGGACTAGGGAAGATTGCGGGCCGGGCCGATGGAGATCTGGGGTGAGACAATTATAGGCAGAGCATATCACGGGAGTATATCGATTTGATGAGATTAGTGAGCAAGTTGTCATGTttgttcttggtgttgtgAAAAAGATGAgacgtggtgttgaggtgaaACTCCAAAACAGGGGGTTGTGATATGACGCTAGTAAGGGTTTGGAATGGGGGCGATCTGTAGGGTAACGCGAAAGGTAAAGCTTCATCTGCTGGAATGAAGAGACGCGATCTTAAGGCATATTTGCGATCTCAAATGCCAGTGATCGTTAATTGCATTGCTTGAATTAATTGAATCCTTTGGTAGTCGTCTGGTCTATGTGTGGCGTGAGGTAGGTAAATGTTGCTATAACTTGGATGACCATGAGAGACAAGACCTGTTTTTCACCAGTCATGAATATCGATGTTTGCAGCAAGCTAACCACTACTTAAGCCACACTTGAGAACACGACTACCATGTCACCTCGAGCTCGTGGGGATCGCGTTTTTATTTAGGTTGAACCATCATAAAACGAAGTATTATTTCCCATCCTCCTGAATGCCGTGAGCTCTTCTGGCACATAGCATCCTCAATCGTGCGCAAATCATGTCTCCAAAGGATCATGGAATCCCAATCAAAGCCCGTAGATTGCGTAGTTGCCGTTGCTTTCGGCCTCTCGGTAGACCTTATCAATATTGTTTGGATCTATTTGAAGCTCAAGTTAGCTGCAATGCTCGTCGTTGCTAGACATGCTTTGTGGAAGCCAACAACTCACCAACATTCCCAAGGAGGAGCGTCAACGATTTGACGATCGGTTTCTGTTCGGCCGCATCAGAAGCAGCGTACCTGGCGAGAATACCACGCATCTCGTCTTTTGGTTCCCCGGACGGGTGATGTGACAATTCACATTTGCCTGAGCCCGCCTCCCTGGTCCAGTCGAGTCGTCCACTCATGGGAACAACAAAGGTTGTCCGGCTTACCTGACCTCCATCACCGTCATCCATGAGAGAATTGTCATCATCGTATCCTTCATAATACCGGGACAGTGGTCTGAAATTTACAGTGTCTGAATCGAATCCGTGCATGATGGTGTGCTTGCTGGCCTTCGACTCCTGCCAATTCGAATCTAGGTATACTGCCCACATGGCATCTGAATCTACCAGCAATGAGTGATTCCATAGTTCAGAATCAAAGTGAAAGTCACCGACACAACTACGAGTACCATTAGTGTAGGTAAAGAGCAAACCTGTCTCGGTGTCTCTACAGTCATAGCTGTTCATGCAGGGAGTGACCTGCCTGACATTATCAAGACTTGCGGACGAATAAAAAGAGCCTGTTGCGCCCTCAAAAGCGCACTGTCTTTCATACTTCATTGGATTCTCCCATGTGGACACTGAATCGAAATGAAGCCACGCGAAGCTGGATGCAGGCAAACCATCGAAGTCGCCTGTGTAAAACATGCGGGAAGGAGTGTCCTCAGGTAACTTGGCGACGCAATGGTAGGTTGCACCTGGTATATCTTCATGTgttccaaggacaaggttgcGGCCGTGATTTGTGACAACCTGTACCACCATATGATCAGTATAGCTGTCAACATA is a genomic window containing:
- a CDS encoding probable polynucleotide adenylyltransferase, which gives rise to MDAQTTTAEPQHPYPSSPWTSASTISSSTPNPTTPSATSTHSASAVEGSFFPDPSATQFHSHLDLLPFLLPQQSNIYHAQLLHYNKLISPSRGGGLQTPPLPPVISAPHIQAAPRSRSSSKVSLRDASGKGSTAGGHGSRSHQNLDKSRSVAASKEVPSKMSSKQAADSSRHLPRRSAPSAQSHSSSVPSTPHQHARQFSLEDREPSPTGTNNHSPRSAYSETHSTLSSLQPLPPRISSCKYETAQINSRRRIPYSVGNDRLEKLDLRTVKSKLAEDEERKLATDMREVYDRLLPTAAVEENRKKLVSKLEKTFNDEWPGHDIRVNLFGSSGNLLCSDDSDVDICITTAWRELEDVCMIANLLAKRGMEKVVCISAAKVPIVKIWDPELGLACDMNVNNTLALENTRMVRTYIDIDPRVRELAMIIKYWTRRRIVNDAAFGGTLSSYTWICLIIAFLQLRSPPVLPALHQSPHKLPKPDGTTPDFADDIDKLASYGKKNKSSTAELLFQFFRFYAHEFDYDKHVLSVRQGKLITKHEKKWHYAINNQLCVEEPFNTSRNLGNTADDYSFRGLHMELRRAFDLISVANFEEACEQYVFPKEEERVWSRPAPQPRPALLRSSSQTHSGRGGRGNHRGGRHNNNYRGGNSNRRASAGVPQFDANNNNMFMQPVNMAQDLQWYQNQQFQFQYAQQDLMTQMALHQENMRLLYASQSPAFMQHQAQAQAQAQAMGQQQQQQRMSTSTGSGQQQPQQTSDRSRTNSFDNPPLSAPLRPDLYALYGMTLGTPFFPQAGASYGTYPSSPASTSGAAQDFRRPLQRNGINNETGVQGSNSALRSHSQPASRSPSTAQAAPGYFGAQSYNGPSHSRGVNGNPIPSFMSDDTDFDETPKAHTDSPQSEEGKYSVYLSESPSPSKQPQPQAVTNGLAFGDVSGQSPGRRRLSTDQLPQTILDRRMKRTSRSPSPLGHARNFSSTASSAPLAQGPFPGGQNKNLSRPLVVNGSSLKTSVTQSPRQPPSGTGSTTSDESTNLENPLQIHGSSGIPSFPVDGPVMPQAVPEAAMNQQGAYNPVPVVANGSAAPMMAAAPSTADDPSFRDRIAMMSAYYMASPHIVQDPVVAANSRLSPSTRQRLMSRQQNGMIAPLDLAIAENRINRPPVGQDFAHLSPVYENRTPSPTVVRKDGPWKSEKQNSPKTGRGDGPKSSQKTEERTQEPQEGTKSQKNQKSGSQKVNGARENGHVRGARSETDGGWQKAGKGKKKGANNNGQQGNSEQPPKHESERKGG